The proteins below come from a single Gordonia sp. X0973 genomic window:
- the ilvD gene encoding dihydroxy-acid dehydratase, with the protein MPALRSRTTTVGREAAGARALWRATGMTDDDFGKPIVAIANSYTQFVPGHVHLKNVGDIVAEAVTAAGGVAREFNTIAVDDGIAMGHGGMLYSLPSREIIADSVEYMVNAHTADALVCISNCDKITPGMLNAAMRLNIPTVFVSGGPMEAGTSVVINGVVHPGTDLIDAISASADSNVDDKELLNVERSACPTCGSCSGMFTANSMNCLTEALGLSLPGNGSTLATQEARRQLFLKAGKLVVELATRYYRDDNESVLPRNVATKEAFENAMALDVAMGGSTNTVLHILAAAQEGEVDFDLADIDAISRRVPCLAKVAPNSPKYYMEHVHRAGGIPAILGELNRAGLLNKNVHPVHAPSLDEYLADWDIRSGTPTTEAIELFHAAPGGVRTTEPFSTTNRWESLDTDAAEGCIRDLEHAYTVEGGLCVLHGNIAENGAILKTAGVDESLWHFQGPARVVESQEDAVHAILSKELQKGEVLVIRYEGPAGGPGMQEMLHPTAFMKGTGMGKFCGLVTDGRFSGGSSGLVIGHASPEAAAGGVIGLVEDGDEILIDVHSRTLKVLVDDDTLAERRAKMEASEHPWQPKNRERTVSKALRAYAKLATSADKGAVRQVD; encoded by the coding sequence ATGCCAGCCCTGCGGTCCCGCACCACCACCGTCGGCCGGGAGGCCGCCGGCGCCCGCGCCCTCTGGCGCGCCACCGGCATGACCGACGACGATTTCGGTAAGCCGATCGTCGCGATCGCCAACTCCTACACGCAGTTCGTCCCGGGCCACGTGCACCTCAAGAACGTCGGCGACATCGTCGCCGAGGCCGTCACCGCCGCCGGCGGCGTGGCCCGCGAGTTCAACACGATCGCCGTCGACGACGGCATCGCGATGGGCCACGGCGGCATGCTCTACTCGCTGCCGTCGCGCGAGATCATCGCCGACTCGGTCGAGTACATGGTCAACGCCCACACCGCCGACGCCCTGGTCTGCATCTCCAACTGCGACAAGATCACCCCCGGCATGCTCAACGCGGCGATGCGCCTGAACATCCCCACCGTCTTCGTCTCCGGCGGGCCGATGGAGGCGGGCACGTCGGTGGTCATCAACGGCGTCGTGCACCCGGGCACCGACCTGATCGACGCGATCTCCGCCTCGGCCGACAGCAATGTCGACGACAAGGAACTGCTCAACGTCGAGCGCTCCGCCTGCCCGACCTGCGGTTCGTGTTCGGGCATGTTCACCGCCAACTCGATGAACTGCCTGACCGAGGCGCTCGGCCTCTCGCTGCCGGGCAACGGGTCCACCCTGGCGACCCAGGAGGCGCGCCGCCAGCTGTTCCTGAAGGCGGGCAAGCTCGTCGTCGAACTCGCGACGCGCTACTACCGCGACGACAACGAATCGGTGCTGCCGCGCAACGTCGCCACCAAGGAGGCCTTCGAGAACGCGATGGCCCTCGACGTGGCGATGGGCGGTTCCACCAACACCGTCCTGCACATCCTGGCCGCCGCGCAGGAGGGCGAGGTCGATTTCGACCTGGCCGACATCGACGCCATCTCGCGCCGCGTCCCCTGCCTGGCGAAGGTCGCGCCGAACTCGCCGAAGTACTACATGGAGCACGTCCACCGCGCCGGCGGCATCCCCGCCATCCTGGGCGAGCTGAACCGGGCCGGACTGCTCAACAAGAACGTCCACCCGGTGCACGCCCCGTCGCTCGACGAGTACCTCGCCGACTGGGATATCCGCAGCGGGACACCCACCACCGAGGCGATCGAGCTGTTCCACGCCGCGCCGGGCGGGGTCCGCACCACCGAGCCCTTCTCCACGACGAACCGCTGGGAGTCGCTGGACACCGACGCCGCCGAGGGCTGCATCCGCGACCTGGAGCACGCGTACACCGTCGAGGGCGGGTTGTGCGTGCTGCACGGCAACATCGCCGAGAACGGCGCCATCCTCAAGACCGCCGGCGTCGACGAGTCGCTGTGGCATTTCCAGGGCCCGGCGCGCGTCGTCGAGAGCCAGGAGGACGCCGTCCACGCCATCCTGTCCAAGGAGTTGCAGAAGGGCGAGGTCCTGGTGATCCGATACGAGGGCCCCGCGGGTGGTCCCGGCATGCAGGAGATGCTGCACCCGACCGCCTTCATGAAGGGCACGGGCATGGGCAAGTTCTGCGGCCTGGTCACCGACGGCCGTTTTTCGGGCGGGTCGTCGGGCCTGGTCATCGGCCACGCCTCCCCCGAGGCGGCGGCCGGCGGCGTCATCGGTCTAGTCGAGGACGGCGACGAAATCCTCATCGACGTCCATTCGCGCACGCTGAAGGTGCTCGTCGACGACGACACGCTCGCCGAGCGGCGCGCCAAGATGGAGGCGTCGGAGCACCCGTGGCAGCCGAAGAACCGGGAGCGGACCGTGTCCAAGGCGCTGCGGGCCTACGCCAAGCTGGCCACATCGGCCGACAAGGGCGCCGTCCGCCAGGTCGACTAG
- a CDS encoding DoxX family protein: protein MASHRRDESDDAERRDDKHRVEQSRIPAPPTGYSRIDSLDDLDQFPPATVPSVASEEKADAATDKAAESYAFDPAPVDTDAANIKPAKTRGLFGRRASAPVPGPVDGEPAGEAPATLEEEPLPETVPTEAVHTEAFTEPESSDSETEAIPAVHVETPVAFAEPAASDAVEVPAARSGEPYEEHAEALRSRRITELEDEIAGLKKLGRRGTTDLGLLVLRLAVGAYLAVDGFRKIFGWLGGPSLNGFETDLLNTPKPELGFSKQSAGILAMGWSVTEIVVGIVLIAGFLTPIIAAAGLVVASLDLAFGVTTAGAVHLFADQADRGGVGFQAALWVMLVVIILCGPGRYSLDGARGWARRPGVGSVVALLVGIAVAVAIWVLFNGSNPLASTGNHPG from the coding sequence ATGGCCTCCCACAGACGTGACGAATCTGACGATGCCGAGCGTCGCGACGACAAGCACCGCGTCGAACAGTCGCGGATACCGGCTCCACCGACCGGATACTCGCGTATCGACAGTCTCGACGACCTCGACCAGTTCCCCCCGGCGACCGTGCCCTCCGTGGCGAGCGAGGAGAAGGCCGACGCCGCGACGGACAAGGCCGCGGAGTCCTATGCCTTCGACCCGGCGCCGGTGGATACCGACGCGGCCAATATCAAGCCGGCCAAGACGCGCGGTCTCTTCGGGCGCCGGGCATCGGCCCCGGTACCCGGGCCGGTAGACGGCGAGCCGGCGGGCGAGGCACCGGCCACGCTCGAGGAAGAACCGCTACCGGAGACGGTGCCGACCGAGGCGGTCCACACCGAGGCGTTCACCGAGCCCGAGTCATCGGATTCGGAGACCGAGGCGATCCCGGCCGTGCACGTCGAGACCCCGGTGGCGTTCGCAGAACCCGCGGCCTCCGATGCGGTCGAGGTGCCCGCGGCCCGGAGCGGAGAACCCTACGAGGAACACGCCGAGGCGCTGCGGAGCCGTCGGATCACCGAGCTCGAGGACGAGATCGCGGGGCTGAAGAAGCTCGGTCGCCGCGGCACTACCGACCTCGGGTTGTTGGTGTTGCGCCTGGCCGTCGGCGCCTACCTCGCCGTCGACGGGTTCCGGAAGATCTTCGGCTGGCTGGGCGGCCCGTCGCTCAATGGCTTCGAGACCGACCTGCTGAACACCCCCAAACCGGAACTGGGGTTCAGCAAGCAATCGGCCGGCATCCTCGCGATGGGGTGGTCGGTGACCGAGATCGTCGTCGGGATCGTGTTAATCGCCGGGTTCCTCACGCCGATCATCGCGGCGGCGGGTCTGGTCGTCGCCTCCCTCGACCTCGCCTTCGGCGTGACCACCGCCGGTGCGGTCCACCTGTTCGCCGACCAGGCCGACCGGGGCGGTGTCGGATTCCAGGCCGCGCTGTGGGTGATGCTCGTCGTCATCATCCTGTGCGGCCCGGGTCGCTACTCACTCGACGGTGCGCGCGGTTGGGCGCGGCGCCCCGGCGTCGGCTCGGTGGTGGCATTGCTGGTGGGCATCGCCGTCGCGGTCGCGATCTGGGTGCTGTTCAACGGCAGCAACCCGCTGGCGTCCACGGGCAACCACCCGGGCTGA